From Roseburia hominis, the proteins below share one genomic window:
- a CDS encoding sugar transferase codes for MEHHYRIKEKPVYESVKRGFDIICSLLGIIGTSPIWIFAILGIEISDPGPVFYMAHRVGKDNKEFLMYKFRSMRVDKNADEKSLRADTNRIFRFGELIRRLKIDELPQLINILKGDMAVVGPRPAAVDQIPITRGGENAIVALLKPGLASPAALYDYLYGDDIEDEEEYMDKVAPTRLALDRYYVGEQAIGYDIKMIWQTVRCIWGTITHHTPVDILEELIDAVNGDRRALEEVKR; via the coding sequence ATGGAACACCATTACAGGATTAAAGAAAAACCAGTATATGAATCCGTAAAGAGAGGATTTGATATAATCTGCTCATTACTCGGAATCATCGGGACGTCTCCTATTTGGATTTTTGCCATACTGGGGATTGAGATTTCCGATCCAGGGCCAGTATTTTATATGGCACACAGAGTGGGAAAAGACAATAAAGAGTTCCTGATGTATAAATTCCGATCCATGCGAGTGGATAAGAACGCAGATGAGAAAAGCCTGAGAGCTGATACAAACCGCATATTTCGTTTTGGAGAGCTGATTCGGCGGCTGAAAATTGATGAGCTGCCCCAGCTTATTAACATATTGAAGGGTGACATGGCTGTGGTTGGTCCGCGTCCTGCAGCAGTTGATCAGATTCCGATAACTAGAGGTGGGGAGAATGCAATTGTGGCATTGTTGAAACCGGGTTTAGCATCTCCCGCAGCTCTCTATGACTATCTTTATGGCGACGATATCGAGGACGAAGAAGAATACATGGATAAGGTTGCGCCTACACGGTTAGCTCTCGACCGCTACTATGTAGGTGAGCAAGCCATAGGATATGACATCAAGATGATTTGGCAAACGGTGAGATGCATCTGGGGAACGATTACGCATCATACACCAGTCGACATTTTAGAAGAACTCATTGATGCGGTTAATGGTGATAGAAGGGCACTGGAAGAGGTGAAGAGATGA
- a CDS encoding PIG-L deacetylase family protein: protein MNYLVVVAHPDDEVLGVGATIHKFINEGHKVAVAIMVSQVAARKDLSSTLSSDEEEALTLLGVEKTYHASFPNIKMNTVPHLELVQFVESCIADWNAEAIITHHPSDTNNDHVNTSYAVQAACRLFQRRGSISALKELLYMEVPSSTEWSFDTSANRFTPNYFVEIGKTGVDVKLKALSAYKGVMRPYPHPRSVEALEGLAAYRGVQAGCNYAEAFECAFKRG, encoded by the coding sequence ATGAATTATTTAGTAGTAGTAGCACATCCGGACGATGAAGTTTTAGGTGTAGGCGCAACAATACATAAGTTCATTAATGAAGGACATAAAGTAGCTGTGGCAATCATGGTTTCACAGGTAGCGGCGAGGAAAGATTTGTCGTCCACATTATCTTCGGACGAGGAAGAGGCGCTGACTCTTCTTGGTGTGGAAAAGACTTATCATGCCAGCTTTCCAAATATAAAAATGAACACGGTTCCCCATTTGGAGTTAGTTCAGTTTGTTGAATCCTGTATTGCGGACTGGAATGCGGAGGCCATTATCACGCACCATCCGTCGGACACAAACAACGACCATGTCAATACTTCTTATGCAGTGCAGGCAGCATGCCGTCTGTTCCAGAGAAGGGGTAGCATCTCTGCTTTGAAGGAACTGCTTTATATGGAAGTCCCTTCTTCTACAGAATGGTCTTTTGATACATCTGCAAACCGATTTACTCCAAATTATTTTGTGGAGATTGGAAAAACAGGTGTGGACGTTAAGCTTAAGGCTTTATCTGCTTATAAAGGTGTTATGCGGCCATATCCTCATCCCCGTTCGGTGGAAGCACTGGAAGGGCTGGCTGCCTACCGTGGTGTACAGGCAGGCTGCAATTATGCGGAGGCATTTGAATGCGCATTTAAGAGAGGATAG
- the loaP gene encoding antiterminator LoaP encodes MWYVVQVRTGTEENIRKQCLKNVNSDVLKRCFIPYYEEKKRIRGEWTVNQKVLFPGYVFVVTEQLEEMYQQLEKVIGLTKLIGTGDEIVPLREEEIGFLRDVGGDEQVVRMSEGIIEGEQIIVKEGPLMGLEGCIRKIDRHKRKAYLEVEMFGRKQKIEVGLEIVEKRE; translated from the coding sequence ATGTGGTACGTTGTGCAGGTGCGCACGGGTACAGAGGAGAACATTCGGAAGCAATGTTTGAAGAATGTGAATTCTGATGTGCTGAAACGCTGCTTTATCCCTTACTATGAAGAGAAGAAACGTATCCGGGGTGAATGGACCGTGAATCAGAAGGTCCTTTTTCCCGGATATGTTTTTGTTGTTACGGAACAATTGGAAGAGATGTATCAGCAGCTTGAGAAGGTGATTGGACTTACGAAGCTGATTGGTACGGGAGATGAGATTGTGCCGCTTAGGGAGGAAGAGATTGGGTTCCTGAGAGATGTTGGCGGGGATGAGCAGGTTGTTCGGATGTCGGAAGGAATTATCGAAGGAGAGCAGATTATTGTGAAGGAAGGTCCGCTTATGGGGCTGGAAGGTTGCATTCGGAAGATTGACAGGCATAAGAGAAAGGCTTATCTGGAAGTGGAGATGTTTGGAAGAAAGCAGAAGATTGAAGTGGGGTTGGAGATCGTGGAGAAAAGAGAATAG
- a CDS encoding nucleoside-diphosphate sugar epimerase/dehydratase, which produces MSDIEKGNRKVSLKSVWPQRAAIIVFMDILIIAFSYLFALWLRFDCIFSKIPHEYMEGYIWAMPYWCVVTIVVFYMFRLYHSIWHFVSVEELNKMVQAYVVLLACYLGGAAFMHLHMPRAWYLIGYIVAFMLHTALRFSYRFMRNFLNRNKQKHGGRTGDRIMIIGGGAAGRVLIKELINSSHLHSTVCCVIDDNPSKKGRFLEGIPIVGNRYDIVKMVEEYDINLIIYAIPATTGKNRKEILNICKETKCRMQTVPGVYQLVNGEVSIKSLREVEISDLLGRAQVKIDDENVTKLIKGSRVLVTGGGGSIGSELCRQIAAKGPEQLIIFDVYENNAYEIQQELKRKYPNLKLEALIGSVRNTHRINWVMRKYRPDLVFHAAAHKHVPLMEDSPNEAIKNNVMGTYKTAMAAAEAGVKRFVLISTDKAVNPTNVMGASKRICEMIIQMMNRKYENTSFQAVRFGNVLGSNGSVIPLFKKQIAAGGPVTVTDKNIIRYFMTIPEAVALVLQAACYANGGEIFVLDMGEPVRIDDMARNLIRLSGLTPDVDIKIEYTGLRPGEKLYEELLMDEEGLTETENKLIYIGHPIQMDDEWFAGKLEELDAASRQDSDEIRTLVSEVVPTYRYKKQESGV; this is translated from the coding sequence ATGAGCGATATAGAGAAGGGGAACAGAAAAGTTAGTTTAAAGTCAGTGTGGCCACAGAGAGCTGCGATTATCGTATTCATGGATATTCTGATTATAGCGTTCAGTTATTTGTTTGCACTTTGGCTGCGTTTTGACTGTATTTTTTCAAAGATTCCGCATGAATATATGGAAGGGTATATCTGGGCTATGCCCTACTGGTGTGTTGTGACCATCGTTGTTTTCTATATGTTCCGGTTGTACCATAGTATCTGGCATTTTGTCAGTGTGGAAGAATTAAATAAGATGGTTCAGGCATATGTTGTTCTTCTTGCCTGCTATTTGGGAGGAGCAGCTTTTATGCACCTTCATATGCCGAGAGCCTGGTATCTGATTGGATATATTGTTGCGTTTATGCTTCATACGGCACTGCGATTTTCCTATCGGTTTATGCGCAATTTCTTAAACCGAAATAAACAAAAGCATGGAGGACGTACCGGTGACCGGATTATGATCATTGGTGGTGGTGCGGCAGGACGAGTGTTGATCAAGGAGTTGATCAACAGCAGCCATTTGCATTCAACAGTTTGCTGTGTAATCGATGATAATCCAAGTAAAAAGGGAAGATTTCTCGAAGGAATCCCGATCGTAGGTAATCGGTATGATATCGTAAAAATGGTGGAAGAGTACGATATTAACCTGATTATTTACGCTATCCCGGCTACGACAGGAAAGAATCGTAAAGAGATTTTAAATATATGTAAAGAGACAAAATGTCGGATGCAGACCGTACCGGGCGTATATCAGCTTGTAAATGGTGAGGTCAGCATCAAGAGCCTGCGGGAAGTTGAGATATCCGATTTGCTGGGGCGCGCACAGGTCAAGATCGATGATGAGAATGTGACGAAGCTGATTAAAGGTTCCCGGGTTCTGGTTACCGGAGGCGGCGGTTCTATCGGAAGTGAGCTTTGCCGGCAGATTGCGGCAAAAGGTCCGGAACAGCTTATTATTTTTGATGTGTATGAGAACAATGCGTATGAGATTCAGCAGGAGCTTAAGCGGAAATATCCGAATCTGAAGTTGGAAGCACTGATTGGCTCGGTCCGCAATACACATCGGATAAACTGGGTTATGCGGAAATATAGACCAGACCTTGTATTCCACGCAGCCGCACATAAGCATGTGCCGCTCATGGAGGACAGCCCAAATGAAGCGATCAAGAATAATGTAATGGGTACATATAAAACTGCCATGGCCGCTGCTGAGGCAGGCGTGAAGCGTTTTGTACTGATTTCCACAGATAAAGCAGTAAATCCGACCAATGTGATGGGGGCTTCCAAGCGAATCTGCGAGATGATCATACAGATGATGAATCGCAAATATGAAAATACAAGTTTCCAGGCAGTTCGATTTGGAAACGTACTGGGAAGCAACGGCAGCGTGATCCCGCTCTTTAAGAAGCAGATTGCAGCGGGCGGTCCGGTCACGGTTACGGATAAAAATATTATCCGGTACTTTATGACGATACCCGAGGCTGTGGCACTGGTGCTTCAGGCAGCCTGCTATGCAAACGGCGGAGAAATCTTTGTGCTGGATATGGGTGAGCCGGTCCGCATTGATGATATGGCCCGGAATCTGATCAGACTCTCAGGACTAACGCCGGATGTGGATATTAAGATTGAGTATACTGGGTTAAGGCCGGGGGAGAAGCTTTATGAAGAGCTTCTGATGGATGAAGAAGGTCTTACGGAAACAGAGAATAAACTGATTTATATCGGTCATCCGATTCAAATGGATGATGAGTGGTTTGCTGGTAAGCTGGAGGAGCTGGATGCGGCAAGCCGGCAGGATTCGGATGAGATTCGGACGCTGGTTTCGGAGGTTGTGCCGACTTATCGATATAAAAAACAGGAGAGTGGAGTTTAG
- a CDS encoding LCP family protein has translation MSHTNNKRHHGKKKSALAGRNIVGKLITVLQFLLAVILLGFLWNSGLIPGKYLIAAGVVLIVLSGLTFGLQYVKSKVYIVGIIISVLISLLQVIGIVYLNQASQAVQDIGGANYKTDNMIVVVKEGKPVETLLDMKNYRYGTQTMVDQENTKLMVEEVNKILGRDVHMTEYNTIQELAEALLSGSVEAAIYNEAFTGIIEDAIPDYQSQVKIIYHYGIDTELEVEDVSVEEPFNVYISGIDVSGPITTNSRSDVNIIATVNPETKKILLTTTPRDYYVKIPGVSGEQKDKLTHAGIYGIDTSIATLEQIYDIEIPYYARVNFTSLIKIVDILGGVDVSSDYSFSAGKYQFTEGMNHLDGEKALAFVRERHSFADGDNQRGKNQEKVLTAMIQKAMSPAILTNASSLLSSVSSCLETNMPSNKISELIQMQLNDGASWEIVSVNATGLGDKQACYSSGSQILYVMQPDNTSVDDIKRKMQAVLTSAK, from the coding sequence ATGAGTCATACGAATAACAAGAGGCATCATGGAAAAAAGAAGAGCGCGCTTGCGGGGAGAAATATTGTCGGTAAGCTGATTACAGTGCTTCAGTTTTTGCTTGCGGTAATTCTGTTAGGATTTCTTTGGAACAGCGGACTGATACCGGGTAAATATCTGATAGCTGCCGGAGTTGTGCTGATCGTGTTGAGCGGACTCACGTTTGGATTGCAGTATGTAAAAAGTAAAGTATATATTGTCGGTATTATTATCAGCGTATTGATCAGCCTTTTGCAGGTAATCGGAATCGTGTACTTGAATCAGGCAAGCCAGGCGGTGCAAGACATTGGCGGCGCCAACTATAAAACGGATAATATGATCGTGGTCGTAAAAGAAGGAAAACCTGTAGAGACGCTTCTGGATATGAAGAACTATCGCTATGGAACGCAGACGATGGTAGACCAGGAGAATACAAAGCTGATGGTCGAGGAAGTGAATAAGATTCTCGGCCGGGATGTGCATATGACGGAATATAATACGATTCAGGAGCTTGCTGAGGCTCTGCTTAGTGGTTCGGTGGAAGCGGCTATTTATAATGAAGCTTTCACAGGAATTATTGAAGATGCGATTCCGGACTATCAGTCTCAGGTGAAGATCATTTACCATTATGGAATTGATACAGAACTGGAAGTAGAAGACGTATCTGTGGAAGAACCATTCAATGTTTATATCAGTGGTATCGATGTTTCCGGTCCGATCACAACGAACAGCCGAAGCGATGTAAATATTATCGCTACAGTGAATCCGGAAACGAAAAAGATTCTTTTGACAACAACGCCAAGAGATTACTATGTCAAGATTCCGGGAGTTTCAGGTGAGCAGAAAGACAAGCTGACCCACGCAGGTATTTACGGCATAGATACTTCTATTGCGACCCTGGAACAGATTTATGATATTGAGATTCCTTATTATGCAAGGGTGAATTTTACATCCTTGATTAAAATTGTTGATATATTAGGCGGAGTAGATGTGTCTTCCGATTATTCATTCAGTGCGGGCAAATACCAGTTCACGGAGGGAATGAACCACCTGGACGGGGAGAAAGCCCTCGCATTTGTAAGAGAGAGACATAGTTTTGCCGATGGAGATAACCAGCGTGGTAAGAATCAGGAAAAGGTACTTACTGCGATGATTCAGAAAGCGATGTCGCCGGCTATTCTCACGAACGCAAGCAGTCTGTTGAGCAGTGTAAGCAGCTGCCTGGAGACTAATATGCCGTCAAACAAGATCAGTGAGTTGATTCAGATGCAGCTTAATGATGGGGCAAGCTGGGAGATTGTCTCTGTCAATGCGACCGGTCTTGGAGATAAGCAGGCATGCTATTCATCCGGAAGTCAGATTCTGTATGTAATGCAGCCGGATAATACCTCTGTGGACGATATTAAGAGGAAGATGCAGGCGGTGCTTACGTCTGCGAAGTAA
- a CDS encoding immunoglobulin-like domain-containing protein, with protein MRQKIIAGLLAVACVGLAVVVFVIRAGQDTTAPEIKVEEADITYTEGEDTTVLMEGVTAKDDKDGDLTDKVFIDQIIDTTNAGEGKAIVKYAVIDSANNVGTARRSINYIRNDGAVETLASVEGEDKKKSEENSDKKSEDGKEESEDKKETEDKKEEELVPNGASPAIRLKEKTRTIKVGEYFDVVSPVENIVDDKDSRDTLYRNIRQDVPYDTNKPGTYVLKYYVVDSNGNESNVEEFTLIVQ; from the coding sequence ATGCGGCAAAAAATAATAGCTGGATTACTGGCAGTGGCTTGTGTGGGACTGGCAGTAGTAGTGTTTGTTATTCGGGCCGGTCAGGATACGACAGCACCTGAGATTAAAGTAGAAGAAGCGGATATCACCTATACAGAAGGTGAAGATACGACTGTGTTAATGGAAGGTGTGACAGCCAAAGATGACAAGGATGGAGATCTGACAGATAAAGTATTTATAGACCAGATTATAGATACCACCAATGCAGGTGAGGGCAAGGCAATCGTGAAGTACGCAGTTATCGATTCTGCGAATAATGTGGGGACTGCGAGACGGAGCATTAATTATATCAGAAATGACGGTGCAGTAGAGACTCTGGCTTCGGTTGAAGGAGAAGACAAGAAAAAATCAGAAGAGAATTCGGACAAAAAGTCTGAGGACGGTAAAGAAGAGTCAGAGGATAAGAAGGAAACAGAAGATAAGAAGGAAGAGGAATTAGTTCCCAATGGAGCTTCTCCGGCAATTCGTCTGAAAGAGAAAACAAGAACCATTAAAGTGGGAGAATATTTTGATGTTGTATCTCCAGTTGAGAATATCGTGGATGATAAAGACAGCAGAGACACACTTTATCGCAATATTCGCCAGGATGTACCGTATGACACCAATAAGCCGGGGACCTACGTCCTGAAATACTATGTGGTGGACAGCAATGGAAACGAGTCTAATGTAGAAGAGTTTACATTGATCGTACAGTAA
- a CDS encoding polysaccharide biosynthesis tyrosine autokinase has translation MPEITLNILDGQDYRTNESYKSLRTNIEFSGKENKVLLLTSCTPNEGKSTVAVSLAASLAESGKKVLLIDADLRKSVLYGRYHIHQEIMGLSHFLSGQCTIAEALCKTNVKGMYVIFAGPVPPNPAELLGGGRFAALIEEARKAYDYVVVDTPPLGSVIDSAVVAKNSDAAVIVIAAKTVSYNYARVVKNQMEKSGCKILGVVLNKVDMKQNKYYGKYYGKYYGNYGKSGEK, from the coding sequence ATGCCAGAGATTACACTAAATATACTGGACGGTCAGGATTACCGTACCAACGAATCTTATAAATCCTTACGTACCAATATCGAGTTTTCCGGCAAAGAGAATAAGGTGCTGCTGCTCACGAGCTGTACACCGAATGAAGGAAAAAGTACAGTGGCTGTATCACTTGCGGCATCTCTTGCCGAGTCCGGGAAAAAGGTATTGCTGATAGATGCGGATCTTAGAAAGTCTGTATTATATGGAAGATATCATATTCATCAGGAAATTATGGGGCTGAGCCATTTCCTGTCTGGTCAGTGTACGATTGCAGAGGCGCTTTGCAAGACCAATGTAAAAGGAATGTATGTGATTTTTGCCGGACCCGTTCCGCCAAACCCGGCGGAGCTTCTGGGAGGCGGACGTTTTGCAGCGCTGATTGAAGAGGCGAGAAAAGCGTATGATTATGTGGTTGTGGATACCCCGCCGCTCGGCAGCGTAATCGACAGTGCAGTCGTTGCAAAGAATAGTGATGCGGCAGTGATCGTTATTGCGGCGAAGACAGTCAGTTACAATTATGCCCGGGTTGTCAAAAACCAGATGGAGAAGTCCGGTTGCAAGATTTTGGGTGTTGTGCTGAATAAAGTAGACATGAAGCAGAACAAATATTATGGAAAATACTACGGCAAATATTATGGAAACTACGGGAAAAGTGGAGAAAAGTAG
- a CDS encoding Wzz/FepE/Etk N-terminal domain-containing protein, which translates to MENIKQSREDGEVTIDLLELFTVLLGKAHIILLAGVFTALLALVGTKMLLTPMYRSVTKVYVLSKQDNTASVTYSDLQTGTQLVKDYMELVKSRPVLEQTISVLNLDMEPEELKERITTETSGDTRIFSISVVDEDPKKARDIVNAVREAVSIQITEVMDADAVNTVEEGNLPKSPASPSLKKNAVIGGLLGVIVAAGIFVLIFLLDDTIKTPADVERYLDLNVLASIPISEGEDKSRRAGKRDAKKLSNTRKRR; encoded by the coding sequence ATGGAGAACATAAAGCAAAGCCGAGAAGACGGGGAAGTTACGATTGATTTGTTAGAGCTGTTCACAGTATTGTTGGGAAAAGCTCATATTATTTTGCTGGCGGGTGTTTTTACTGCGCTGCTTGCGCTGGTAGGGACTAAGATGCTTCTTACACCGATGTACCGGTCTGTGACGAAGGTATATGTTTTATCTAAGCAGGATAATACGGCATCGGTTACATATTCAGATTTGCAGACAGGTACACAGCTTGTAAAGGACTATATGGAACTGGTGAAGAGCCGGCCGGTACTGGAGCAGACAATTTCCGTGTTGAATCTGGATATGGAGCCGGAGGAATTAAAAGAAAGAATTACGACAGAGACGAGCGGAGATACCCGTATTTTCAGTATCAGCGTTGTGGACGAGGATCCGAAGAAGGCGAGAGATATTGTAAATGCGGTGCGTGAAGCGGTAAGTATTCAGATTACGGAAGTTATGGATGCGGATGCGGTCAATACGGTAGAGGAAGGAAATCTTCCCAAATCACCGGCGTCACCGAGCCTTAAAAAGAACGCGGTGATAGGCGGACTTCTGGGCGTGATCGTTGCGGCAGGTATTTTCGTTTTGATTTTCCTGCTTGATGACACGATCAAGACACCGGCGGATGTGGAACGTTATCTGGATCTGAATGTCCTGGCATCGATTCCGATCTCTGAAGGGGAAGACAAGAGCAGACGCGCAGGAAAACGTGATGCCAAGAAGTTATCGAATACAAGAAAGAGGAGATAA
- a CDS encoding CpsB/CapC family capsule biosynthesis tyrosine phosphatase has product MDIKTLADVHCHTLQEVDDGAQTLEEACGMLRMAYEEGIRIIVLTPHHHPRRGRTGLRELKRQVRRLRERIPEIGEDLRLFLGMEVFFGEDILKELDNGEIKPMGKSEYILLEFSPSDEFSYIRSAVQKVQMKGYQVVLAHVERYQCMLEELAYTEELLDMGTYIQVNSGSIIGDSGRTVKKFTKELLKNHYVHFVGTDAHSMERRRPKMKEAASYVQKHYGAEYAERIFFKNAVMMLKNKKIPI; this is encoded by the coding sequence ATGGATATCAAAACATTAGCAGATGTTCATTGTCATACTTTGCAGGAAGTTGATGATGGTGCGCAGACATTGGAAGAAGCCTGCGGCATGTTAAGAATGGCGTATGAAGAAGGAATTCGCATTATCGTACTTACCCCTCATCATCATCCGAGAAGGGGTCGTACAGGACTTAGAGAATTAAAGAGACAGGTTAGGAGATTGCGTGAAAGAATTCCAGAAATCGGGGAGGATTTGCGCCTTTTTTTAGGTATGGAGGTTTTTTTTGGCGAGGATATCCTGAAAGAGTTGGATAACGGCGAGATTAAGCCCATGGGTAAGTCTGAATATATTTTACTGGAGTTTTCACCAAGCGATGAATTTTCTTATATAAGAAGTGCAGTACAGAAGGTCCAGATGAAAGGTTATCAGGTAGTGCTTGCTCATGTGGAACGTTATCAATGCATGCTAGAGGAGCTTGCTTATACGGAAGAACTGCTAGATATGGGAACCTATATTCAGGTAAACTCTGGAAGTATCATCGGAGACAGTGGGAGGACGGTGAAGAAATTCACCAAAGAACTTTTGAAAAATCATTATGTACATTTTGTGGGGACAGATGCCCACAGCATGGAGCGGAGGCGTCCTAAGATGAAGGAAGCAGCCTCCTATGTACAGAAACATTATGGGGCAGAATACGCGGAGCGGATTTTCTTTAAGAATGCAGTTATGATGCTGAAAAATAAGAAGATACCAATCTGA
- a CDS encoding HigA family addiction module antitoxin, with amino-acid sequence MNRIEYEELIAFHPGYYVKDYIEDQGITQEELAKRLQVTPKYVSDLVNGRINLTDEMVLKLSIVFGTSTTMWLNLNQKYIEKKLEIKARMQLEAECEIVRQMDYKFWADLGLVKATRIAREKVQELQRFFKVSSLSVLSQRDFLVQYRTSVSEVTDINVINANAWVQTAINIGSSVEVKSYDKKKLTEAIPEIRSMTVQDPTVFYPRLKELLASCGVALVLIPNLKNCGVNGAVKWLGKDKVVLALNDRRKYADTFWFALFHELGHVFQQRIKVLLVSEKNKADLETDGLTQRLEYEADMFSQDTLIPKAEYEGFIKSNQYGFTADSIRAFAAKIGIIPGIVVGRLQQDKYLTYQTALNKLKIKYAIA; translated from the coding sequence ATGAATAGGATTGAATATGAAGAGTTGATTGCATTCCACCCTGGCTATTATGTTAAGGATTATATTGAGGATCAGGGCATTACGCAGGAAGAATTGGCAAAGCGACTTCAGGTTACTCCAAAGTATGTAAGTGATTTGGTGAATGGCAGGATTAATCTGACAGATGAGATGGTTCTGAAACTTTCTATTGTTTTCGGGACCTCTACAACAATGTGGTTGAATTTAAATCAGAAGTATATTGAGAAGAAGCTTGAAATTAAAGCTCGTATGCAGCTTGAGGCAGAGTGTGAAATCGTACGCCAAATGGATTATAAGTTTTGGGCTGATTTAGGGCTCGTCAAAGCGACGCGGATAGCAAGAGAAAAGGTTCAAGAACTTCAGAGATTTTTTAAAGTGTCTTCACTAAGCGTATTAAGTCAGAGAGATTTTTTGGTTCAATACAGAACGAGTGTTTCTGAGGTTACGGATATCAATGTAATTAATGCAAATGCATGGGTACAAACAGCAATAAATATTGGCTCTTCCGTTGAGGTTAAGTCCTATGATAAAAAGAAGCTTACAGAAGCAATACCAGAAATACGCAGCATGACGGTGCAGGATCCAACGGTTTTTTATCCTAGATTGAAAGAATTACTTGCAAGCTGTGGAGTTGCTCTTGTATTAATTCCTAATCTCAAAAATTGTGGAGTGAATGGTGCTGTAAAATGGCTCGGTAAAGATAAAGTTGTTTTGGCATTGAATGATAGAAGAAAATATGCGGACACATTCTGGTTTGCATTATTTCATGAATTAGGGCATGTTTTTCAACAAAGAATAAAGGTCCTGCTCGTAAGTGAAAAAAATAAGGCTGATCTTGAAACGGATGGTTTAACGCAAAGGCTTGAGTATGAAGCTGATATGTTTTCACAAGATACATTGATACCTAAAGCTGAATACGAAGGATTTATAAAGTCAAACCAATATGGATTTACAGCAGATTCTATTCGTGCGTTTGCTGCTAAGATCGGAATTATTCCTGGAATTGTAGTTGGAAGACTTCAACAGGATAAATACTTGACGTATCAAACTGCATTGAATAAATTAAAAATTAAATATGCTATTGCCTAA
- a CDS encoding type II toxin-antitoxin system RelE/ParE family toxin yields the protein MAIRIQYHDNTVKKLCTDLKKAKKEMPVSVAEKLHALINLIESSVNLQDIANMQIYHLHPLHGDREGLYALDIAGRRVGYRLIVIPLDLNGKKWKEKDVNVVYKSTEIIVAWEVSNHYE from the coding sequence GTGGCTATCAGGATACAATATCATGATAATACAGTGAAAAAGCTGTGTACAGATTTAAAAAAGGCTAAAAAAGAAATGCCTGTAAGTGTTGCGGAAAAACTCCATGCCCTTATCAACCTTATCGAGAGTTCGGTTAACCTTCAGGATATTGCAAATATGCAGATTTATCATTTGCATCCGCTGCATGGAGACAGGGAAGGACTATATGCTTTAGATATTGCTGGAAGACGAGTAGGTTATCGTTTAATTGTAATTCCTTTGGACTTAAATGGAAAGAAATGGAAAGAAAAAGATGTGAATGTTGTCTATAAATCAACAGAAATAATTGTTGCATGGGAGGTGTCTAATCACTATGAATAG
- a CDS encoding helix-turn-helix transcriptional regulator: MSDLVTRMKVYRERLSMSQSELADRVGVRRETIVRLEKGQYNPSLKLAMDISKEFQVSVEDVFFFVEAGVDIYKKGELDE; this comes from the coding sequence ATGTCGGACTTAGTTACAAGAATGAAAGTGTATAGAGAAAGATTATCCATGAGCCAAAGTGAGTTAGCCGATAGGGTGGGGGTGCGGCGCGAAACGATTGTCCGTTTAGAAAAAGGGCAGTACAATCCTTCTTTGAAGCTGGCTATGGATATCTCGAAGGAATTTCAGGTATCTGTAGAGGATGTGTTTTTCTTTGTGGAAGCGGGAGTTGACATTTATAAAAAGGGGGAATTGGACGAATAA